A segment of the Gossypium hirsutum isolate 1008001.06 chromosome D10, Gossypium_hirsutum_v2.1, whole genome shotgun sequence genome:
TACATTTTTGGGGAGATCAATTGGACGACTTTCTATGGGCTAGCTATTTGGAAAATATGGAAGAATAGTTATCTAGGAGCTCtcaagaaattatcaaaaatgctTTTTTGCTGGGCTAAGCAATGCACATCCGATGGTAAAGGCAAATCCGTCGCGAGGCAAGTCAGGAGAGATGAGTTTTGAACGGGGTGGTAATTGGGCAATTAAGACTACAGACCGACGGAGCGGTGAAGACGTTGTTGCAGGGGTGTCCTCAAAGATGAGAGAGGGGAATGGCTTCTTGGTTTCAAGAGATGCTTGGGTAAATGTCCTATTTTTGATGTTGAACTCCGTGGTATCTGTTGCATGGAAAACAATGTGAAAGAGTCTTGTTTGGCTTTAGTTAGACGTATCGTCAACTATTGGACAGAGTGAAGAATTGAAGATTAACAGAACATATTTCTagagaaagaaacaaagaaactggCGAAAATGAATTTGGACATAAAAGAATGATTACAGTTGTTTGCAAAAAGTCCACTCCTTTTGTTGGCTTAATTTAATCGGTTGTAACTATactttaattcataaataaataaaaaaacactaaaCTAGGAAGCTGTAACTTTCTTTCCAAAAACCTTTTTCATAGAGATTTTGTTATCCTTATTTGATTTATACAATCCTATTTACAAAAATACCCATCTAGAAAAATCCTATTCCATGAAACAAAATCTCCTTTgaataataaaatcaattaaaattatctTCACTTCTGAAATTCAAATCCCTTCTTCCAATCACCCTTCCCTTCCATTCTTCTGCATTGAACAaccacaaataaaaaaatattattactagCGAAACAATACTGACGAAGCATAAAATTATACGTTACCTTGAGTCATGCAAGGAGGAGGGACTTCAAAGAGAGAAATAGAGAGTTGTTTATGAGCAACACCGATATCAAACAACATAACACCAGGTGAAGGATCATTAGCAATAATACATTTTACAGGCAACCATAAAAATAGCTCTTCTTGGGACAATCCTTCAAGCCCCACTAACCCACCATAACTAAGGTTAGCTCTCACCACACGGTCAAAATGCACCCTCCCATCAAATTCAGCCATGCATGACTTTTCCAACTCGACTTCCAATCGACCATCAAGGTTAAGCTTATAAGATTTAACATTGTCCGGGAAAATACCGGCAGGCAACCCTCGGCTCCGTAGCAAATCCTGTATGGAAGAAGTGGCCATCAAAGGGAAGAGAAGAAAGAGAGTAATGGGGGTTAAGATGTGCAGAGACATTGTTGGAGATTAGTAAATGATTCTACTAAAATGTAGGGAGTGAAATTGTATAATGGAGGTGGTGGAGAACTGAGTAATTATATTGGGTTGGAGTTAACTAATTTAGCTATATATTTGGAGGATGATTATAAAGATTGGTATACTAGTTTTGCCTATAATTATGGTATTCAAAAGATCTATCCAAAAGTACTATGTCAATT
Coding sequences within it:
- the LOC107940943 gene encoding uncharacterized protein isoform X1, whose translation is MSLHILTPITLFLLFPLMATSSIQDLLRSRGLPAGIFPDNVKSYKLNLDGRLEVELEKSCMAEFDGRVHFDRVVRANLSYGGLVGLEGLSQEELFLWLPVKCIIANDPSPGVMLFDIGVAHKQLSISLFEVPPPCMTQVIIFFYLWLFNAEEWKGRVIGRRDLNFRSEDNFN
- the LOC107940943 gene encoding uncharacterized protein isoform X2, whose amino-acid sequence is MSLHILTPITLFLLFPLMATSSIQDLLRSRGLPAGIFPDNVKSYKLNLDGRLEVELEKSCMAEFDGRVHFDRVVRANLSYGGLVGLEGLSQEELFLWLPVKCIIANDPSPGVMLFDIGVAHKQLSISLFEVPPPCMTQEEWKGRVIGRRDLNFRSEDNFN